A DNA window from Armatimonadota bacterium contains the following coding sequences:
- a CDS encoding YtxH domain-containing protein translates to MSDNNQNGNSLIYLLAGFGLGVLVGAAAGLMYAPKEGKELRAEVGDKLKEVKGKTQEWVSEQKSKRNSLAAANVDVEEVGA, encoded by the coding sequence ATGAGTGATAACAACCAAAATGGAAATTCTTTGATTTATTTGTTGGCCGGTTTCGGACTGGGCGTCTTGGTGGGTGCCGCCGCCGGTTTGATGTACGCTCCTAAAGAAGGCAAGGAACTTCGTGCTGAAGTCGGCGATAAGCTGAAGGAAGTGAAAGGCAAGACTCAGGAATGGGTTAGCGAGCAGAAGTCAAAGCGGAATTCGTTGGCAGCAGCCAACGTCGATGTCGAAGAAGTCGGCGCGTAA
- the mnmA gene encoding tRNA 2-thiouridine(34) synthase MnmA — MPKKTGTVLVAMSGGVDSSVVAAILKKKGYDVVGVTLQIWQESQKDPRHAGCCSLGAVEDARRVARMLDIPHYVLNYKDRFKQTVIENFIDEYAAGRTPNPCVQCNKKVKFESMYETMQELGCTHLATGHYARIRYSATTDRYRLLRSCGGKDQSYVLYMLDQERLAKTLFPLGEISEKATTRQIAADYNLPVAHKPDSQEICFVAEAGGYTEFLKKSRPEMFEGGEIVDSSGKKLGEHAGVAGFTVGQRRGIGVATGRPMFVLKLEPKENRVIIGEEDELLETEVPLEDVFYSQPVDEPLRITAKIRYNMTPQPGMLVPGEKPKLVFKQAVRAVTPGQIAVAYKGATVIAGGTICKR; from the coding sequence ATGCCAAAGAAAACTGGCACGGTCCTAGTCGCCATGTCTGGCGGAGTAGATTCGAGCGTCGTCGCGGCGATCCTGAAAAAGAAAGGCTACGATGTAGTCGGCGTCACGTTGCAGATTTGGCAAGAATCGCAGAAGGATCCACGCCACGCGGGGTGCTGTTCTCTTGGCGCGGTGGAAGACGCTCGCCGAGTTGCTCGAATGCTGGATATCCCGCACTACGTTCTGAACTACAAGGATCGATTTAAGCAGACGGTGATCGAGAATTTCATCGACGAGTACGCGGCTGGTCGCACGCCGAATCCATGCGTGCAGTGCAATAAGAAAGTGAAGTTCGAGTCGATGTACGAAACGATGCAGGAACTAGGCTGCACGCATCTTGCGACCGGTCACTACGCCCGAATTCGATATTCTGCAACCACGGATCGTTACCGATTGCTTCGCAGTTGTGGTGGCAAAGACCAGAGCTACGTGCTCTATATGCTGGACCAAGAACGGCTTGCCAAGACCTTGTTCCCGCTCGGTGAGATCTCGGAGAAAGCAACGACACGTCAGATTGCGGCGGACTACAATCTGCCGGTCGCGCATAAGCCTGATAGCCAGGAAATCTGCTTTGTGGCAGAAGCGGGCGGATACACTGAATTCCTAAAGAAGTCCCGTCCGGAGATGTTCGAAGGCGGAGAAATCGTGGATTCTTCCGGAAAGAAGTTGGGAGAGCATGCCGGTGTTGCGGGATTCACGGTTGGACAGCGCCGCGGAATCGGAGTAGCCACCGGTCGACCGATGTTTGTGCTTAAACTCGAACCGAAAGAAAATCGCGTCATCATCGGCGAAGAAGATGAACTACTTGAAACGGAAGTACCGCTCGAAGACGTTTTCTATTCGCAACCCGTGGATGAACCGCTGCGAATCACCGCAAAGATACGCTACAACATGACCCCACAACCCGGAATGCTTGTGCCAGGCGAAAAACCAAAGCTCGTGTTTAAGCAGGCTGTCCGTGCGGTGACCCCGGGGCAAATCGCGGTCGCCTATAAGGGCGCCACCGTCATCGCTGGAGGAACCATATGCAAACGCTAG
- a CDS encoding vitamin K epoxide reductase family protein, translated as MLATNLNRLLILLGGVGICIASVLSYSHSQFKIVPCGGEGGCEWLIGKQEALVFGLFPIAFLGLAAYLVLFTVAVLRAFNHSKYGFLVKFGLIFSGIGTAISAGLVYQLTQVLHRSCSWCFGSAVTMTLTFIVTLLLSKQPQPEPGDSGAESFMAPFALIASIGIAYAVVTTKTGKPGSQPVPALRYEDIIPDPSYLHGNPNAPITIVEVGDFYCPSCRQVGTFIYDFERLGKGNVNIGFRSLPLYRLEGHELSLPAALAAEYAREKGKYFEFVKIMFGTGGSVATSIDGISKVLDRVGVKGSEWKKIYQDTDQKMFVGLDQGMKVLADAGINTTPSFIVYLNKKDPVAFDYEQINNLATTPPYDKYFPDEARR; from the coding sequence GTGCTAGCGACGAACCTCAACCGATTATTGATCTTGCTGGGCGGCGTAGGAATCTGCATTGCCTCGGTGCTGAGCTATTCGCACTCTCAGTTCAAGATCGTCCCGTGCGGCGGTGAAGGTGGATGCGAGTGGCTGATCGGTAAGCAAGAAGCCCTCGTTTTCGGGCTATTCCCGATCGCCTTTCTCGGGCTCGCTGCATACCTTGTGCTGTTCACGGTAGCAGTGCTCCGGGCGTTCAATCATTCTAAATATGGGTTCCTAGTAAAGTTCGGGCTGATCTTTAGCGGCATTGGCACTGCCATCAGCGCTGGCCTGGTTTACCAACTCACTCAGGTTCTCCACCGAAGTTGTTCGTGGTGTTTCGGATCGGCCGTCACGATGACGTTGACCTTTATCGTCACCCTGCTACTTTCTAAGCAACCGCAGCCAGAGCCTGGAGATAGCGGCGCTGAGTCGTTCATGGCTCCATTCGCGTTAATCGCATCGATCGGAATCGCCTACGCTGTGGTGACCACCAAGACGGGCAAGCCAGGCTCTCAGCCTGTGCCCGCATTGCGATACGAAGATATCATCCCTGATCCGAGCTACCTTCACGGGAATCCAAATGCGCCGATCACGATCGTAGAAGTGGGAGATTTTTATTGCCCATCCTGCCGGCAGGTCGGCACCTTCATCTACGATTTCGAACGGCTCGGCAAAGGGAATGTGAACATCGGATTTCGCTCGCTGCCGCTCTACCGGTTAGAGGGCCATGAGCTAAGTCTTCCTGCGGCGCTTGCCGCGGAATATGCGCGAGAGAAAGGAAAGTACTTTGAGTTTGTGAAGATCATGTTTGGTACCGGAGGCTCGGTGGCCACAAGCATCGACGGAATCTCGAAGGTGCTTGACCGTGTCGGAGTCAAAGGTTCGGAATGGAAAAAGATCTATCAAGACACCGACCAGAAGATGTTCGTCGGCTTAGACCAAGGCATGAAGGTCCTGGCTGATGCAGGGATTAACACGACGCCTTCCTTTATCGTGTACCTGAACAAAAAGGATCCTGTCGCGTTCGACTACGAGCAAATCAATAACTTGGCCACAACACCTCCTTACGACAAGTACTTCCCGGACGAGGCTCGGCGCTGA
- the miaB gene encoding tRNA (N6-isopentenyl adenosine(37)-C2)-methylthiotransferase MiaB encodes MNEEDSEQIQASLEQIGFTPADSPRHAHVIILNTCSVRRKPEDKAFSFLGQLGVQKRNRPDMIIGVAGCMAQIRAKEIRQKAPHVDFVIGTAQLAQIPGLVEEALQRRKFQARLALPERRGAVVTDIPVRAVRSAAKLKAFIPIQYGCDKFCTYCIVPTTRGRERSRPAEEIVEEATKLAALGTREVTLLGQTVNSYGKNLAEGRVSFAKLLWMLNDVPNLKRVRYVSPYPRDFKTDLIQTIKDCPVVMEHVHMPLQSGSNEVLRKMKRVYTVAEFEAILTELRKTMPQVKITTDMIVGFPGETDELFEETMEVMRRIRFSGAYMFAYSPRPGTSAAGLDQVPESVKRDRLNALIDLQTKITVEENERAVGDVLEVLVEGPSQKNPGLLQGYSREYQMVHFSGKDELRGEIVHVRATAAHKWGISGELI; translated from the coding sequence ATGAACGAAGAAGACTCGGAGCAGATTCAAGCCTCTCTAGAGCAAATCGGTTTCACGCCCGCCGATAGTCCTCGGCACGCTCACGTGATCATCCTCAATACTTGCAGTGTCCGGCGAAAGCCCGAAGACAAAGCATTCAGCTTTCTGGGGCAGCTTGGAGTTCAAAAGCGCAATCGCCCCGACATGATCATTGGAGTAGCGGGTTGCATGGCTCAAATTCGCGCCAAAGAGATTCGCCAGAAGGCACCACACGTGGACTTCGTGATCGGCACAGCGCAGCTGGCACAGATTCCCGGATTGGTCGAAGAAGCACTCCAGCGACGCAAATTCCAGGCTCGCCTTGCACTTCCCGAACGGCGCGGCGCAGTCGTAACAGATATCCCAGTCCGAGCGGTGCGCAGCGCTGCAAAGCTCAAGGCGTTCATCCCGATCCAGTACGGTTGCGACAAATTCTGTACGTACTGCATCGTGCCGACGACTCGCGGCCGGGAGCGAAGCCGCCCCGCCGAAGAGATCGTTGAAGAAGCGACCAAACTCGCGGCATTGGGCACTCGCGAAGTGACTCTACTCGGCCAGACCGTCAACAGCTATGGCAAAAACCTCGCCGAAGGTCGTGTATCGTTCGCCAAGCTCCTTTGGATGCTAAACGACGTTCCCAATCTCAAGCGAGTGCGGTACGTCTCGCCCTATCCACGCGACTTCAAAACCGATCTCATCCAGACAATCAAGGACTGCCCGGTGGTCATGGAGCACGTTCACATGCCACTTCAATCTGGCAGCAATGAAGTCTTGCGCAAGATGAAGCGCGTGTATACGGTGGCTGAATTTGAAGCGATCCTGACCGAGTTGCGAAAGACCATGCCTCAGGTGAAAATCACCACCGACATGATCGTGGGATTCCCTGGCGAAACGGATGAGTTGTTCGAGGAAACGATGGAAGTGATGCGCCGAATCAGGTTTTCCGGCGCATACATGTTTGCGTATTCTCCTCGCCCTGGCACTTCCGCGGCAGGCCTCGATCAAGTTCCAGAATCTGTCAAACGGGATCGCCTCAACGCGCTCATCGACCTGCAAACCAAGATCACTGTCGAAGAGAATGAGCGAGCGGTTGGCGATGTCCTCGAGGTCTTGGTTGAAGGTCCATCGCAGAAAAACCCCGGATTACTCCAAGGTTATTCACGCGAATATCAAATGGTCCACTTTTCGGGCAAGGACGAATTGCGGGGTGAGATTGTCCATGTCAGGGCTACTGCCGCGCACAAGTGGGGCATTTCGGGCGAACTAATCTGA
- a CDS encoding inorganic diphosphatase, with amino-acid sequence MPIEVAIGKNCPEEINTLIEIPRGSTNKYEWDKESGYFKLDRVLYSPLFYPFDYGFIPQTHYLDGDPLDVLVMVSHPTFPGCIVEARPIGVLEMKDDKGPDEKILCVAARDPRFGHRTHFNQISPHTLKEIMHFFQVYKDLEEKFVDVVGWHGPELAKKLISDYRTDIAEGSTYGNW; translated from the coding sequence ATGCCCATCGAGGTTGCGATCGGAAAAAACTGTCCTGAAGAGATCAATACGCTCATCGAGATTCCTCGTGGGAGTACGAACAAGTACGAATGGGACAAGGAATCAGGCTATTTCAAGCTCGACCGAGTGCTTTATTCGCCTTTGTTCTATCCATTCGATTACGGCTTCATTCCGCAGACGCACTATCTTGATGGTGACCCGCTCGACGTTTTGGTGATGGTTTCGCACCCCACCTTCCCCGGGTGCATCGTTGAAGCACGTCCGATCGGCGTGTTGGAAATGAAGGACGACAAAGGCCCGGACGAGAAGATTCTCTGCGTGGCAGCTCGCGATCCGAGATTTGGGCATCGAACCCACTTCAACCAAATCAGCCCGCACACGCTGAAAGAGATCATGCACTTCTTCCAAGTCTACAAAGACCTAGAAGAGAAGTTCGTGGATGTGGTGGGTTGGCACGGCCCAGAGCTCGCCAAGAAGCTCATCAGCGATTATCGAACCGATATCGCTGAAGGCTCCACTTACGGCAATTGGTGA
- a CDS encoding Sapep family Mn(2+)-dependent dipeptidase — translation MPEQTIKAIQKWLDEHQAELLENYQKLLQIPSVESEAAPNAPFGQANREALDMALGLGKKWGMEVTDLEGFCGYAEYGSGEKMIGIFGHLDVVPVGPGWKYDPFSATIDNGYVYARGAIDDKGPTIAAFYAARAIKEVVGDPGARIRTVFGCDEESGFECIHRYTKTEEAPTYGIAPDAGWPLIHAEKGIAGLVTDVKFITGGITIKSLTGGQRSNIVIDHAVGELVVLDAARPEIEEKLAKNWDANLTYAWNGNILTVDAKGKAAHGAWPFGGDNAATRVLRFWMEIAPADQKTQFEQLFEMAHVAGDGLGIHGSDDLTDLTANLGVAETTADSLRFTYSVRYPVTWKGENVRAMCEKHLAGLEITASVYSFTDSKPLYFPLEHPLVKTVVDAYEAETGLKKTPGVMGGGTYARAVPNTVAIGTGWDGDGEAHQTDERCKIEHIFKMSKIYARILYKLTQA, via the coding sequence ATGCCAGAGCAAACCATCAAGGCGATCCAAAAATGGCTTGACGAACATCAAGCTGAACTTCTCGAGAACTACCAAAAGCTGCTTCAGATTCCAAGCGTCGAATCCGAAGCGGCACCGAATGCTCCGTTTGGTCAAGCCAATCGAGAAGCGCTCGACATGGCTTTAGGGCTTGGTAAGAAGTGGGGAATGGAGGTCACCGATCTCGAAGGGTTCTGCGGTTACGCAGAGTACGGATCTGGTGAGAAGATGATCGGAATCTTCGGTCACCTTGATGTGGTTCCGGTTGGCCCGGGCTGGAAGTACGATCCGTTCAGCGCGACAATCGACAATGGGTATGTGTATGCCCGTGGCGCGATCGACGACAAGGGACCGACCATCGCTGCTTTTTACGCTGCTCGTGCGATCAAGGAAGTTGTCGGCGATCCAGGTGCCCGCATTCGAACGGTGTTTGGTTGCGATGAAGAATCCGGATTCGAGTGCATTCACCGGTACACCAAGACCGAAGAGGCACCGACCTATGGCATCGCTCCAGATGCGGGTTGGCCATTGATTCATGCCGAAAAGGGGATCGCCGGATTGGTAACCGATGTGAAATTCATCACTGGCGGAATCACCATCAAGAGCTTGACTGGTGGCCAGCGTTCCAACATCGTCATTGACCACGCTGTTGGCGAACTCGTTGTGTTGGATGCGGCTCGGCCTGAGATTGAGGAGAAACTCGCTAAGAATTGGGATGCAAACCTCACGTACGCATGGAACGGCAATATTCTGACCGTGGATGCGAAAGGAAAGGCGGCTCATGGCGCATGGCCGTTCGGCGGCGACAATGCAGCCACCCGAGTGTTACGGTTCTGGATGGAAATCGCGCCTGCTGATCAAAAAACTCAGTTCGAACAACTATTTGAGATGGCACATGTTGCCGGCGATGGCCTGGGAATCCATGGGTCGGATGATTTGACTGACCTGACCGCGAATTTGGGCGTGGCAGAAACAACCGCCGACTCGCTTCGATTCACTTACTCGGTACGCTACCCGGTGACCTGGAAGGGAGAAAACGTGCGGGCAATGTGCGAGAAGCACCTCGCCGGACTCGAAATCACGGCCTCGGTCTATTCGTTCACCGATAGCAAGCCACTGTATTTCCCTCTGGAACATCCGCTCGTCAAGACCGTTGTCGATGCTTATGAAGCTGAAACTGGCTTGAAGAAAACCCCAGGCGTGATGGGCGGCGGCACCTATGCCCGCGCAGTGCCGAATACTGTCGCTATCGGAACAGGTTGGGACGGAGATGGCGAAGCACACCAGACCGATGAGCGATGCAAGATCGAGCACATCTTCAAGATGTCAAAGATTTATGCGCGAATCCTATACAAATTGACTCAAGCCTGA
- a CDS encoding helix-turn-helix transcriptional regulator, whose translation MPSTARTEMGPRGVRLTPTEVKVLSLIAQGHSSKEAADKLVVSKRTVDFHLANIYDKLQVNNRVQALRMATRLGLIPFDPVFGGGSEA comes from the coding sequence ATGCCTAGCACAGCACGAACAGAAATGGGACCACGAGGTGTAAGACTTACACCGACGGAGGTCAAGGTTTTGAGCTTAATCGCTCAGGGCCACAGTAGTAAAGAAGCAGCGGACAAGCTTGTTGTCTCGAAGCGCACGGTGGATTTCCACTTGGCGAACATTTATGACAAGCTCCAGGTGAATAACCGGGTACAAGCCCTGCGAATGGCAACCAGATTGGGATTGATTCCATTTGATCCTGTGTTTGGTGGCGGAAGCGAAGCCTAA
- a CDS encoding ComF family protein — protein sequence MSDVGLLDFIYPPRCALCGQPESEAICHSCWKEMEPSQNPVSLFSTADQIQRVLCVYSYSGRASQAVCRLKYSRSTGLGPPMARRLFEFYSAQGLAMPHIVLPVPIHWRRLCMRGFNQAAILATKFPQFEDHNPLLRVRYTRPQVGLDPDQRRINMLGAFRAGEEVKGKVVLLVDDVYTTGSTAEACAIALREAGASHISVLTFAGYGGVNDP from the coding sequence TTGTCCGACGTGGGGCTCTTAGACTTCATCTATCCTCCAAGGTGCGCGCTCTGCGGCCAGCCAGAATCCGAGGCGATCTGTCACTCCTGCTGGAAGGAAATGGAGCCTAGCCAGAACCCAGTGAGTCTCTTCAGCACGGCTGATCAGATCCAGCGTGTGCTCTGCGTTTACTCTTACTCCGGACGAGCCTCTCAGGCGGTGTGCCGTCTCAAATACTCGAGGTCCACCGGCCTAGGCCCACCGATGGCTCGGCGACTGTTTGAGTTCTATAGCGCACAAGGGCTGGCGATGCCACACATCGTTCTCCCCGTTCCGATCCACTGGCGACGGCTCTGCATGCGCGGGTTCAACCAAGCCGCGATACTCGCGACCAAATTTCCACAGTTCGAAGACCACAATCCCCTGCTTCGCGTTCGGTACACCCGCCCCCAAGTCGGCCTAGATCCAGATCAAAGGCGCATCAATATGCTGGGAGCCTTCCGCGCTGGCGAAGAGGTCAAGGGCAAGGTCGTTTTGCTGGTCGACGATGTCTACACGACGGGATCGACCGCCGAAGCATGCGCCATCGCATTGCGCGAGGCTGGTGCAAGCCACATCAGTGTACTGACCTTTGCGGGCTATGGCGGCGTCAACGACCCTTAG
- the raiA gene encoding ribosome-associated translation inhibitor RaiA, which translates to MIRNADGNLEQTDRDYAAKKLSRLDRYFNKATRVEVVHRELKYSKSPTHLIEVTIFADGKTIRGEETHSTVHAAIDLVGEKLENRLRRIKKRIVDSYRHQKMEVPKGFDEPTEHHEEDDAPIRIRERKRFSLKPQTVEDAALEMEMLGHSFFVFKNQDTRKVEVLYKRNEGGYGLIEPEI; encoded by the coding sequence ATGATCCGAAACGCAGATGGAAACCTTGAGCAAACCGACCGCGATTACGCCGCAAAGAAGCTCTCAAGACTTGATCGATATTTCAACAAAGCAACTCGGGTCGAAGTGGTTCATCGTGAACTCAAATACAGCAAATCACCGACTCACCTGATCGAGGTCACGATCTTCGCTGATGGCAAAACGATTCGTGGGGAAGAGACCCACAGTACGGTTCACGCCGCGATCGACTTAGTGGGCGAAAAGCTCGAAAATCGTCTCAGGAGGATCAAAAAGCGAATTGTCGACAGCTATCGACACCAGAAAATGGAGGTGCCGAAAGGGTTTGATGAACCCACGGAGCATCACGAAGAAGACGATGCCCCGATTCGAATTCGTGAGCGCAAACGGTTTTCTCTGAAACCCCAAACGGTGGAAGATGCCGCGCTAGAAATGGAGATGTTGGGCCATTCGTTCTTCGTTTTCAAAAACCAGGACACCAGGAAAGTTGAGGTTCTGTATAAGCGCAACGAGGGCGGATACGGGCTGATCGAACCCGAAATCTAA
- the ispF gene encoding 2-C-methyl-D-erythritol 2,4-cyclodiphosphate synthase codes for MPRVHALILCAGSSQRFGQDKLLLSLAGVPVWKRSFDAFANHPEVGTVLIVAHQGLMTEVPGAVLGGSSRIESVQRGLAALQAEPDDLILVHDGARPLVSADLISRCIAEAKVHGTACPSLPIADSLKSSDGRHVDRDSLVAVQTPQCAKYKLLVESYRNAPDSATDDMGVLEANGIVIHLIPGDKSNLKITTEEDYALAQFQLGARTVIRTGFGYDIHPFSTDPDRKLWLGGVCFEDAPALDGHSDADVLLHAVVDALLGAVGMGDIGQLFPNTDPTWKNASSMIFLREAGKRLADNNWTISNIDITVVSELPKVMPRSSEIRASIANELNLDPQQVNLKATTNEKLGAIGRSEGIATMATATVVRIE; via the coding sequence ATGCCGCGAGTCCACGCCCTCATTCTTTGCGCCGGATCGTCCCAGCGTTTTGGCCAGGACAAGTTGCTGCTCTCGCTGGCGGGGGTTCCAGTCTGGAAGCGTTCATTCGATGCCTTCGCGAACCACCCCGAAGTCGGTACCGTGTTGATCGTCGCCCATCAAGGTTTGATGACCGAAGTACCGGGCGCGGTGCTGGGCGGAAGTTCACGAATTGAAAGCGTCCAACGGGGCCTGGCCGCACTCCAGGCTGAACCAGATGATTTGATCCTCGTCCACGACGGGGCCCGGCCTTTGGTGAGTGCTGACCTGATTTCCCGGTGCATCGCCGAAGCTAAAGTGCACGGCACCGCATGCCCTTCCTTGCCAATCGCCGACTCATTGAAGTCGAGCGATGGACGGCATGTTGATCGAGATTCTCTGGTGGCTGTCCAGACACCGCAATGCGCTAAGTATAAGTTATTGGTTGAATCTTATCGCAATGCGCCGGATTCTGCGACCGACGATATGGGTGTATTAGAAGCGAACGGCATCGTTATTCACCTGATTCCTGGCGATAAATCGAACCTCAAAATCACTACCGAAGAAGACTATGCATTGGCGCAATTTCAGCTTGGAGCTAGAACCGTGATTCGAACCGGGTTTGGCTATGATATCCATCCATTTTCGACAGATCCGGATCGAAAATTGTGGCTTGGTGGCGTGTGCTTTGAGGACGCTCCAGCGCTGGACGGGCACTCGGATGCGGACGTGCTACTGCATGCGGTGGTTGACGCCTTGCTTGGTGCGGTCGGCATGGGAGATATCGGCCAACTGTTTCCGAACACGGATCCAACATGGAAGAATGCCTCTTCGATGATCTTCTTGCGCGAGGCCGGAAAGCGGCTCGCTGATAATAACTGGACGATCAGCAACATCGACATCACGGTGGTCTCGGAACTGCCCAAGGTGATGCCGCGCAGCAGCGAGATTCGAGCATCCATTGCGAATGAACTAAATCTGGATCCTCAGCAGGTGAACTTAAAGGCGACGACGAACGAGAAATTAGGTGCGATCGGAAGAAGCGAAGGGATTGCAACAATGGCCACCGCGACGGTCGTACGAATTGAATGA
- a CDS encoding TRAM domain-containing protein: MRTLQIGLIVLGACLGVALFYEPGAQGLAYVYGNLAAAGKLKIENPNDAALNPFTRSAMAVIGGFVGSLLGSLAFRFISKLVGRWDDMHGGEKANIFIGCCVGVIITVPFMVLFNSQGIINGVIMSLGLMVLISAVAVFALKSMEEVLPWSRNFGRGRRSNIKIFDTNVIIDGRIYDIVRTGFLDGQMYVPKFVLHELQYIADNADPLRRQRGRRGLDVLKQLQSQFTLEVGSHDRLAPEGSDGVDGRLVRLARALGADLVTNDHNLNRVAELQDVRVLNINDLAVSVRFVVLPGESMEVHVQREGSQIGQGVGYLEDGTMVVVDGGKRAIGQDAIVVVNQVHQSERGKMIFAELPPDSDVPEEIAKPRR, encoded by the coding sequence TTGAGGACACTGCAAATTGGGTTGATCGTTTTGGGCGCTTGCCTTGGCGTGGCTCTGTTTTATGAGCCGGGCGCGCAGGGACTCGCCTACGTTTACGGCAATCTCGCCGCAGCTGGCAAGCTGAAAATCGAAAACCCGAACGATGCAGCGCTAAACCCATTCACCCGATCGGCAATGGCTGTCATCGGTGGTTTCGTTGGATCACTGCTCGGGAGCCTGGCATTCCGTTTTATTTCGAAGTTGGTCGGTCGCTGGGACGACATGCACGGCGGCGAAAAGGCCAACATCTTCATTGGCTGCTGCGTCGGCGTGATCATCACCGTGCCGTTTATGGTGCTCTTCAATTCGCAGGGCATCATCAATGGGGTGATCATGAGCCTAGGGCTGATGGTGCTCATCAGCGCAGTGGCGGTATTTGCGCTCAAGTCGATGGAAGAGGTTCTGCCTTGGTCTAGAAACTTTGGGCGGGGCCGACGTTCGAACATCAAAATTTTTGACACGAATGTGATCATCGATGGGCGGATTTACGACATCGTCCGAACTGGATTTTTGGACGGACAGATGTACGTTCCGAAGTTCGTTCTTCACGAGCTTCAGTACATCGCCGACAACGCTGACCCGCTGCGGCGACAGCGGGGAAGAAGAGGGCTTGATGTTCTCAAACAACTGCAGTCCCAGTTCACCTTGGAAGTGGGGTCACATGATCGGCTAGCACCTGAGGGTAGCGATGGCGTCGATGGCCGACTGGTGAGGCTGGCGCGCGCGTTGGGGGCGGACCTCGTCACCAATGACCACAACCTCAACCGAGTAGCCGAACTACAAGATGTTCGTGTTTTGAACATTAACGATTTGGCCGTTTCCGTTCGATTCGTCGTTCTGCCTGGTGAGTCGATGGAGGTCCATGTCCAGCGCGAAGGATCGCAAATTGGGCAAGGTGTCGGCTACCTTGAAGACGGGACGATGGTTGTCGTTGACGGTGGGAAGCGTGCGATTGGTCAAGACGCGATCGTCGTGGTGAATCAGGTTCACCAGAGCGAGCGCGGCAAGATGATTTTCGCCGAATTGCCACCAGATTCTGACGTCCCCGAAGAAATCGCGAAGCCTCGCCGATAA